CATCTACTACCGCGTGGACTGGGATTTCATGCGCAACGGCGGCAACGGCATCCGCATGGGCTGGAAGCCGGGGACGGGCTTCGCCGGCTACGGCGACTGGGTCGGCTACAACGAGGCGATGATCCTCTACATCCTGGCCATCGGCTCGCCCACCCACCCGGTGCCCGCCTGGACGTGGAATTTCTGGACGCTCGGCTACTGGTGGGGGACCCAGTACGGGCAGACCTACGTCATCTTCCCGCCGCTCTTCGGGCACCAGTACAGCCACTGCTGGATCGACTTCCGCCAGATCCAGGACGCGTACATGAGGAACCGGGGCATCACCTACCACGAGAATTCCCGCCGCGCCACGCTCGCCGCGCGCGCGTACTGCATCGCCAACCCGGGCGGCTGGGTCGGCTACGCGGGCGACGTGTGGGGGCTGACCGCCTCGATCGATCCCGACGGCTACGTGGCCCACGGCGCCCCGCCGGGCCAGAGCGACAACGGCACGATCTCCCCGACGGCCGCCGGCGGCTCGATCGCCTTCGCGCCGGAGATCGTCATCCCCACGCTGCACAAGTTCTGGGACTCCTTCCGACTGGCCCTCTGGGGCGAGTACGGCTTCAAGGACGCCTTCAACCTGTCGCGTTTCTGGTGGGCGCAGGACTACCTGGGCATCGACCAGGGTCCCATCATCATGATGATCGAGAACTACCGCACCGGGTCGATCTGGGAGCGCTTCGGGGGCAACCCCGACGTCTGCCGCGGCCTGGAGCTGGCCGGCTTCACGGCGGCGACGGCCGTTGCGGTCGGCGACGGGGCCGCCGCCGGCCTCGAGCTCGGGCAGAACACGCCGAACCCCTGCCAGGGCACCACGACCGTCGCCTACAGCCTCGCGCAGCCGGGTCGCGTCGCGCTCAGCGTGTACGACGCCCGCGGCAGGCTGGTCCGCACCTACATCGACGAATCGCAGGACAAGGGGGGGCACCAGGTCGTCCTCGACTTCG
The sequence above is drawn from the bacterium genome and encodes:
- a CDS encoding glucoamylase family protein — translated: MKSTRQRDPGRRHLRAATFVAALAAAVLLAAVPAAWALTTPALLDTLQHTAFDYFWEEASAGSGLIKDGSQDWSVCSIAAQGFGYSAYCVAVDHGWVTRAAARDRIIRGLETLWSVPQGTAATNVNGYKGLYYHFLDLNTGVRTWDCELSSIDTALLIAGVLDAKEYFDAPDEPETHLRALADSIYYRVDWDFMRNGGNGIRMGWKPGTGFAGYGDWVGYNEAMILYILAIGSPTHPVPAWTWNFWTLGYWWGTQYGQTYVIFPPLFGHQYSHCWIDFRQIQDAYMRNRGITYHENSRRATLAARAYCIANPGGWVGYAGDVWGLTASIDPDGYVAHGAPPGQSDNGTISPTAAGGSIAFAPEIVIPTLHKFWDSFRLALWGEYGFKDAFNLSRFWWAQDYLGIDQGPIIMMIENYRTGSIWERFGGNPDVCRGLELAGFTAATAVAVGDGAAAGLELGQNTPNPCQGTTTVAYSLAQPGRVALSVYDARGRLVRTYIDESQDKGGHQVVLDFEGLPSGAYFYSLESDREKVWKRCILVR